The proteins below are encoded in one region of Silene latifolia isolate original U9 population chromosome 2, ASM4854445v1, whole genome shotgun sequence:
- the LOC141640979 gene encoding uncharacterized protein LOC141640979: MGWCYTWTNKLNPDSRKLIKLDRVICNVDWVSSFPSSFAEALPSGLSNHSPLIDIFAQIWSTKVSGTAMYQLITHLKMLKPALKKLNAKNYSHLSARVKELQEKLHRCQLQLQVSPTNGDLQEEEADLNRQYCQLKRSELSMLHQRAKEHDIKAMDINSAYCFSKVAFKRNINSISKEADPNVVPELEVINTGPYLTEELQHMLNQNVTPEEIRKALFSIDKNKSPGPDGYSSGFFKQAWGIIQQDFTRAVADFFRTGKLLKEINSTVIALIPKKENANTVLEYRPISCCNTIYKTISKILPNRLKKVLPHLIGQEQVAFVQGRSIFDNTLLTQALIGGYAKKNVSPRCMIKIDIQKAIDSVDLAISLANAFSHGIS; this comes from the exons ATGGGATGGTGTTACACTTGGACGAACAAGCTGAACCCTGATAGTAGGAAATTGATAAAATTGGATAGGGTCATTTGCAATGTTGATTGGGTCTCCTCTTTTCCATCTTCTTTTGCTGAGGCCCTTCCATCTGGTTTATCTAATCATTCTCCCTTGATT GATATATTTGCCCAAATTTGGTCCACTAAGGTATCCGGTACTGCAATGTATCAGTTGATCACTCACTTGAAGATGTTGAAGCCTGCTTTAAAGAAGTTAAATGCAAAAAATTATTCTCACCTTTCTGCTAGAGTCAAAGAACTCCAAGAAAAGCTTCACAGATGCCAACTTCAGTTGCAAGTCTCTCCCACAAATGGAGACCTGCAAGAAGAAGAAGCTGACCTGAATAGGCAATATTGTCAGCTTAAAAGATCTGAGCTAAGCATGCTTCATCAGAGAGCTAAGGAGCATGATATAAAAGCTATGGATATCAATTCTGCCTATTGTTTCTCTAAAGTAGCTTTTAAGAGGAATATTAATTCTATTTCTAAG GAGGCTGATCCTAATGTAGTGCCTGAACTAGAGGTTATTAATACTGGTCCTTATCTTACTGAAGAATTACAACATATGCTTAATCAGAATGTTACCCCTGAGGAAATTAGGAAAGCTCTCTTCtctattgacaaaaataaaagcCCAGGTCCTGATGGCTACTCCTCTGGTTTTTTTAAGCAAGCTTGGGGTATAATTCAGCAAGATTTCACTAGAGCAGTGGCTGATTTTTTCAGGACTGGTAAATTACTGAAGGAGATTAACTCCACTGTCATTGCTCTTATCCCTAAGAAGGAGAATGCTAATACTGTTTTGGAATATCGTCCTATCTCATGTTGCAATACCATTTATAAAACTATTAGCAAAATCTTGCCTAATAGACTTAAAAAGGTTTTGCCTCATTTGATTGGACAGGAGCAAGTTGCCTTTGTGCAAGGTCGGTCTATTTTTGATAATACTCTACTTACTCAGGCGCTTATTGGAGGGTATGCTAAGAAAAATGTTTCTCCTAGATGTATGATCAAAATTGACATTCAGAAAGCCATTGACTCTGTTGATTTGGCAATTTCTTTAGCAAATGCTTTTAGCCATGGGATTTCCTGA